The sequence GAACTAAAAAATATTTACGTtagtttttcaacaaaaaatctgGTAATATAATAGGTATTTACATATAGCACAGCAAAATCTGCTCCCCTGCTTTAATTGGGCGTTTTACAACAAGAACTGATTGCTGGTTAATCCAGCAacgttccacatttggtgcacaAGTGTGATTAACCAATCGCAACAACGGATAGAGACACGTCATACCCTTAATACTTTGATCGCAGATGCTAATAGCAATCCAAAACAGTCGATAAAGTACTTCTAACAAAACTGATTCatattcattcaaaatttgTCCAGTCGGAAAAGCAGTGTTTTCTTTAACTGCAATATGATACGCGAGGACAGTGAAGAATTGTGTGATACCTTTGTCAGTTTTGTCTTTGTTTTTGCGTGATGTGCTTTCGGATAGTATGTGAAAATGTAGCTTGCTAGGGTCCACATTCAATGGATTCCGATAATCATTCAAATTCTGTTTGTACTCCAGGCAGAATGCTTCTGCATTTTTCAAGAGATCACCCATCGCTATCCAGAATAGACGCAAAGCAATGTGAAAAACTCGTGTCGGTTTTGGTCCTTTGAAGAGACACTTCAAGTCTTCCGTTATTCCGCATTCGAATCGGTGGTACTGATTATAAGCATTTGCTCGACATTGTTCCGAGCAATACATTGCACTGCAGCATGTTCGGCATGGAATAAGATCTAGGTTGTTGCCAAAGCCACAGTGATTGCATCGGCTATAGGCTGATTCATGTTCAAGAACTAATAAAGAAAATTTCTCAATTAGAGCAAGATTGCCTACCTTCAAATcttttgttgcaataaatcctcTGCCATAATCTGGGATACTTGCCATTTCCAAATTGGAGTTGTGCTGTTCATTGTCTGTCACAACAGGTTGTTTCCGTTCATTCGAACATTCTTGCATCATATTGAGACATTTTTGTTCCCGTTCTAACAATTTCTGCATTTTACTTGTCGGGTAGTTGTTTGCTTTGGCTAGTAGGATATTATCAAGGCAGTGATTATATTGTTTTTGATTGAAATAAACCGCTGATCTGTTGGCATATCCTATACCTAACTCTTCAGCTTTATCCGGTGCATGACAAATACTTTCGTTGTATAGTCTGAGCACTACTTCTTGTTCAACCGATTTATTCATGTAGGTCCCATTCGCTTTCACGCGTAGCGCATTGGCTAGTATTTCATCCTTTCGCGGATGTGTTTTCGGAAATGGCCAAAACTCTCGTTGAAAAAACCGCTGAACTTCATCTAACGAATCGGCTGGAACGCAGTTACGTGATAAAATCCAAGACGTTGCAAGTCCAAAAGCTGGAGATTCAAGTTGCTGAACCACCTCCGGACGAATCATGATATATGTAGAACAGCGAACAGGCAGCtaacaatcaaattcagaaaatatGGCTTAATTTGTTATACACAGAAATAAATAACGTTGATAGTTCCATGACAAttgggcctaactgcaaatgaaagCCTGCCTTAATTTACTAGCCATTACAGCAATTTCTTGGAAGTTTCCAATGTAGATCAAAAGCTTGTGGTTTTAACTTgaaagttttgtgaaaagtaAGAGCAAAtttagcagctagaagttctattgaattttttatcgtgacgtcacgaatgaacaaagattcatccttgacagttcagcggtattgtttacaaacaagcttaaacaaaaatcgaagagcacatctaaaacaatcacctttacactttgcaactagtcacttttatttaataaatatcaaaaacgaaccttattcaatcgtgaacaaatgttttaaaactttaactaattaggttttttaccgtcactgctaacctcaatcggatgaatacattttgacagttcaacagtactgtttgtaaacagaaatttcttttgtttgtttattgacaaattggatcagaccatttacggtccgtatcgcctaaataaagttttaaaacatttgttcacgattgaatacggtttgtttttgatatttattaaataaaagtgactagttgcaaagtgtaaagatgattgttttagatgtgctcttcgatttttgtttaagcttgtttgtaaacagtaccgctgaactgtcaaggatgaatacttgttcatttgtgtcgtcacgataaaaaacctaattaggttttgcacgaacatgccataacctcacaaaatgaactttttttgacagtcgacgtgtacttgtttacagtttataaGTTCATCgttggaatgtaaaaattgcaagtcggacTTCCGGTGAAGCTCTCAAAGTGTTAGCATATCGTTTCGCACTAGTGCGATAAAATTTTGTGTATTTCTGTTCgcggaagaaaaattttttctcgTCCTAGAGTGAATCCGTGTGGCGACGCCGCGAAACATCATCGGGAGTCAATGTAAAAGAATTTACaatcgaaaaatataaaatactcgaaaataataatacaaccaaacataacctacaagaaaataaatgaacaatacatgtgcaaaaaacacaatcgaattaaaacacaaaattaaattataatCTAACAATACAAAGGCAAGATGGGCCATCACTGGCCTTAGCCTGTCACGTTAGTGacacagcaaataaaaaaaaaaaaaaattgcaagtcgcttcACACTCAActgattcatacatatatcactCCTTGAAGCTGGAAACAccagccatctgacaccggtatgtgagcaccagccatttgaaagtataccgattacgttgagcccctcgcgtttcgagccccaaacactgcgatgttttgatactcatcgcgactctcaaattgtgaaaattatatcCACttaatgtcccaaaacactgtctgctgtattttaggtaaaccgacaagttattgtgagagagtcgacacaaaattcactaattttcgtgcactaaacaaggtaaacgcgttaaacaaatgcattactgtttgtttgtttacgttacaatcagctgattttgaagttccgattctaATCTCATagaagatggcgtcgtgacagggggccgggaaacacatacagggcaatcacagactaacagacaggacactcaaattagattcttcaatcattttaacggtcatttcgaatattcctttatttgggacagtactcacatatgtcatgatggcgccacgttaccctatcaaaaatatcctgtctgtcatctagaatgtgtttatttttttcatttaccaacagagttgccattcatacagaattacctgtaatttattgatttgtatacttcCATGTGaaattcatgcaggatacagatttaatacatattgccaaaactatatacataattgtgcctacttctcatcctacaacgcaatacaaaatcgaacccgttttgttacaatatttacttgcttctggtctgccaccACTTATTTTCggatgaaaactaccaacacaataaaaaatagtctagacgaacaacgttgagtcaaataaatggttaccttccaacatcgcgaaaaagttaaatatattatcaacgtaatccaataatttattgtgacgattcattttcaaatattttgatgatatcaggcatcactgcaagcagctgatcggtgttgacaaacgaggggaaaccaactagtaaaaaaacttttacataacacaaggggtgtagagatggtaaatagttcgcgcagtacactataggtggaactagtgcatcacgaaaaattaattttataaggattcactcatactgtcatgtctgttagtctgtggggcaatctttttatttattttctctgTAGAttccgtttttaacaggcactttttcgtcatttttcaatttttaacatgcagtcgcaaaacaaaacaagtacactgcaactgtcaaagatgaacttgattcatcggcagttcatttgtgtcgtcatcgtgcaaaacctaattaggttttgcacgaacatgacataacctcacaaaaattaacagaatgaacttttttgacagtcgacgtgtacttgtttacagtttaaaagttcatcagaagttcatcgttcgaatgtcaaaattgcaagtcgcctcacactcaacagattcatatatGTATCGCTCCGTcctgctggaaacacatacagggcaattttttttagttattttcactgtggaatacgtttttaacaggcactttttcgtcattttttcaatttttaacttgcagtcgcaaaacaaaacaagtacacggcaactgtcaaagatgaacttgattcatctgcagttcatttgtgtcgtcatcgtgcaaaacctaattaggttttgcacgaacatgccataacctcacaaaatgaacagaatgaacttattttgacagtcgacgtgtacttgtttacagtttaaaagttcatcagaagttaatcgttcgaatgtaaaaattgcaagtcacctcacactcaacagatttatacatatatcgctccttgatgctggaaacacatacaggtcaatcttttttagttattttcactgtggaattctTTTTTAACAggaactttttcgtcatttttcaatttttaccttgcagtcacaaaacaaaacaagtacacggcaactgtcaaagatgaacttgattcatcggcaattaggttttgcacgaacatgacataacctcacaaaaatgaacagaatgaactttttttgacagtcgacgtgtacttgtttacagtttaaaaattcatcagaagttcatcggtcgaatgtaaaaattgcaagtcgcctcacactcaacagattcatacatatatcgcttctagatgctggaaacacatacagggcaatctttttagttattttcactgtggaatacgttttcaacagacactttttcgtcattttttcaatttttaacttgcagtcgcaaaacaaaacaagtacacggcaactgtcaaagatgaacttgattcatcggcaattcatttatgtcgtcatcgtgcaaaacctaattcatttgtgtcgtcatcgtgcaaaacctaatagtaTGTGACTAGCgacattaggttttgcacgaacatgacataacctcacaaaaattaacagaatgaactttttttgacagtcgacgtgtacttgtttacagtttaaaagttcatcagaagttcatcgttcgaatataaaaattgcaagtcgcctcacactcaacagattcataaataaatcgctccttgatgctggaaacacatacagggcaatctttttagttattttcactgtggaatacgttttaacCAGGCaccttttcgtcattttttcaatttttaatttgcagtcgcaaaacaaaacaagtacacggcaactgtcaaagatgaacttgattcatcggcagttcatttgtgtcgtcatcgtgcaaaacctaattggcaGTGCagtcaatttcttttatatacatatttacatgcatatatcagctgtttttcaaagaacggcgaatctaacattgacagcaaatggagaaaatcatcgatgaatgtttcgactttggtttcaaatcgtgtttagaaattatcgtataatctctgatcaatttatgattagtcgatgaattgttagtttatcttcaaaaggtacgcaaatgttaccactttccttctatatccactgaataaatcaacataaaaagagtttcgccctttttcgatttgtttacttttacacttcctgtgtgaattatgaagatacgcccttgcacatttttaatgaaattggctggttttcgctactaagacaaatctgtgagtagttttattgtttcttctactatttccagtaataaaaggttcggtaaccatctaaaataaagaaaataaatagtttcgcccttccttactagcaattgaagtatcgccctgtttgttggcatggaacacggagggcgaaacttgcgtaaacaaatggaatgacagtttcgccttttatagttctttgtattactaagattgagatttttgtagaatacgaattttcagacaaaattgtaggattttgaagcatttattggtaggagagagaacctcgatttgtttacttttgtaagatacgtccttctttgaaaaacagctgatatgtcatatttacaaaaattttttgttgcatTACACTATCCAATATTTGGAGATTTTATAAATATCTATTTAGAGTACTTACAATAACCGCAAAAAAATTTCGCAAGCTGTAGCTCGGAGCCAAGCCCGTAACGCGAGCTGTCCTGTCTTTGTGGTAGAATAGTCCAGCCACAAGAGAGAGCAgttgataaaaaatatatatattatagTAATTGAATTGCTTAGTAATCCAAACTCAAATACAACTCAAATTATTCAAATAAATGACACAAAGTAATCTTAGCATATTCATAGATTGTAGTCTAAATTCTATAAAACAACGGTAATAATTGTTATACAAACTTCAATCTTAGTAATCTGAAAGCAGAAAGACAAAATTGACTCGAATTCCATGAAGAACGGGTGCATTTTCCTCCTGCAGATTGAAAGGATGAACAAAGATAGCAGAAATCCAAGAAAAAATCACGACAGTCTTGTCTtagtttgaaatttaaaactggcatacgatgccgttctattttgttctATAttcgaaacacgagtaaaacactactggggctgccagtttttcttgttatcaaATCCagatataaagatataaaaccgacataaattatgcatcttgaactagaacactactgaacatGGCCTTAGGTTTCAAATGAGATGAGCGGAAATTACTTACTTTttctctaagacaagacctgacaactggggcggctgcttttgttccaaaatggaccagtttctgattggctgattttgatgttgctacccgcacattgtgaaaagaaaaaacttttgcagggtacgcgagcaatgatgccaagtatgaagaaaatcagaaaacaagtttattaaaatgtataattttagctcaccaatgaaaatgaaaattttcagagaatgtttaacttttttccaatctcatttgtaataaatgtttatagtggaagcatcaagccgtttttctttttagtgaattaaagtgtaaccaaaagagatttgttaaattagtgtaaactcgaaagtgtgtttattttacgagaagaatgaactgttgtgttccacactgtggtcacactaagcatttctatccaaacttgactttttccggtttccaaaagatccggtaatacgtcaacaatggattcgattttgggttcaacatgagatatttcttgTTTTgacatcaaagctcaattaatttattatttttacgtttcgtctttgactcatcagtgcagagcagttcaaattgaactgcttagtgctaaactcggcagttcaatttgaaccgctaagcagacgtaaagtttctgctacttacagaacactttttgttttgcaacggagtgcaatgtctattctgacgtgccgaacgaaaacgtgttttcgactatttctggccgatgcaggtatggtcatttaggggttagccaaattttgtgctagggcacataaccgtttttattatttttacgtttcgtctttgactcatcagtgcagagcagttcaaattgaactgcttagtgctaaactcggctaacccctaaatgaccatacctgcatcggccagaaatagtcgaaaacacgttttcgttcggcacgtcagaatagacattgcactccgttgcaaaacaaaaagtgttctgtaagtagcagaaactttacgtctgcttagcggttcaaattgaactgccgagtttagcactaagcagttcaatttgaactgctctgcactgatgagtcaaagacgaaacgtaaaaataataaaaacggttatgtgccctagcacaaaatttggctatccCCTGAAtgactcaattaattgtttttaagcatttttatataataataaaatgcattcaccaacacatttttcatgtttatttcgaatcaaaaaccgagtcaaaaaatttaaatttaataaatagttttttcttagcataaagttaataaaaaaaatctgtaaatatggctacactgtagccgatacgttggtatttattccacagggcgcaaatgacgagaaggatgattcggaaggaagaataagaagccagttgtcaggtcttgtcttatctTTTTCTATTAAACAGTGTCACAAACACATGCATTCGATTCTGTTGCGTGTTTATTATCATTTTTTATAATTTCCTATTATTGTTTTGTTCTGTATAGACGTTTCTCTTGTTCAGAAGAGTTCAAAACACGACTCTGGTGTAGTGTGTGAATCGACTCTATATGGTGATTGCATTTAATTCCGCTCATACAGGCAATATGTTAATCCAGCGGTTTAAATTTCAACATTACAAGTTATTGGTTGTCAGTGTGGTAACACTAAGGCACACAACGATTGCCCAGAGTTTGAGGATATTTCAGACGCGAACGCGTAAATCTTATATTTCCAGATTCTTAAAAACAAAGAAAGTGAGTAATTGGGAAATTAGTTTTATCCACAATTGTAGAAAGTTTTCGCTTTCAGAGAAATTTATAGATAAAAGCTACGTGTCGTGTAACTTTTATCAGTCGCTGAACATTTTTTCGTGGAACCTAGAATAAGCCTAATGGGAATAGAGATAAAAATATTCGACTTGATAAAACGATAGTCGGGAATCAATTTGGATAGTTAGCGTGAACttgtttgaaatttgaatagatGAAAAGTGTGAATATTGAAATCAgctaaatcatttattattgttACATCGTTTTAGAAACAAGAAACCAGTAATTCTCAACTGACGAGTAGCACATCAGTAGAAGCAAAAGTGATTCCAATAGCATTTCTAGcttctttttcgttgttttcctCGAATTCAAAGAAAACAGTTGCCGATAAGATCAATAACACAAAAATGGCCGATGAGTCTGCTAAAACAATTGCTGATACGATCCAACATTCTGATCAACTGTTCGATGAGAATAATTTTCAAGAAGCGTACGATTTACTActgaagtgttctgtaagtgaTTCAATTGCCATGTGTTGATATCATGATTCAGATCAAGTATAACATTTATTCCTCATTTAAGGAACCCGAATCGTGGGAGATCAAGTGGCGCATTGGTCGCGCTCTGTACAATTTATCGAAAACGATTCCTAGCCCAAAAAAGGAACAATTGGTACGGGAAAGTTTCCAGTATGCCACCGACGCCTTGGCAATGAACGACAGCGATTATGCCACTCACAAGTGGTACTCGATTTTATTGGATGCTAA comes from Malaya genurostris strain Urasoe2022 chromosome 3, Malgen_1.1, whole genome shotgun sequence and encodes:
- the LOC131436531 gene encoding histone-lysine N-methyltransferase SMYD3-like isoform X3; its protein translation is MYCSEQCRANAYNQYHRFECGITEDLKCLFKGPKPTRVFHIALRLFWIAMGDLLKNAEAFCLEYKQNLNDYRNPLNVDPSKLHFHILSESTSRKNKDKTDKGITQFFTVLAYHIAVKENTAFPTGQILNEYESVLLEVLYRLFWIAISICDQSIKGMTCLYPLLRLVNHTCAPNVERCWINQQSVLVVKRPIKAGEQILLCYISNNTFESMTKDKRVSLLQKHFNFICQCLACVLDYPQLNTVQDNQILRSELQTIDSVVNDEQKRRALEKYLERHDDHYPLKELSEAWQIYRKLRADLKASCD
- the LOC131436531 gene encoding histone-lysine N-methyltransferase SMYD3-like isoform X1 is translated as MAGAHIPVSDGWCFQLQGVIYLPVRCSTYIMIRPEVVQQLESPAFGLATSWILSRNCVPADSLDEVQRFFQREFWPFPKTHPRKDEILANALRVKANGTYMNKSVEQEVVLRLYNESICHAPDKAEELGIGYANRSAVYFNQKQYNHCLDNILLAKANNYPTSKMQKLLEREQKCLNMMQECSNERKQPVVTDNEQHNSNLEMASIPDYGRGFIATKDLKVGNLALIEKFSLLVLEHESAYSRCNHCGFGNNLDLIPCRTCCSAMYCSEQCRANAYNQYHRFECGITEDLKCLFKGPKPTRVFHIALRLFWIAMGDLLKNAEAFCLEYKQNLNDYRNPLNVDPSKLHFHILSESTSRKNKDKTDKGITQFFTVLAYHIAVKENTAFPTGQILNEYESVLLEVLYRLFWIAISICDQSIKGMTCLYPLLRLVNHTCAPNVERCWINQQSVLVVKRPIKAGEQILLCYISNNTFESMTKDKRVSLLQKHFNFICQCLACVLDYPQLNTVQDNQILRSELQTIDSVVNDEQKRRALEKYLERHDDHYPLKELSEAWQIYRKLRADLKASCD
- the LOC131436531 gene encoding histone-lysine N-methyltransferase SMYD3-like isoform X2, translated to MIRPEVVQQLESPAFGLATSWILSRNCVPADSLDEVQRFFQREFWPFPKTHPRKDEILANALRVKANGTYMNKSVEQEVVLRLYNESICHAPDKAEELGIGYANRSAVYFNQKQYNHCLDNILLAKANNYPTSKMQKLLEREQKCLNMMQECSNERKQPVVTDNEQHNSNLEMASIPDYGRGFIATKDLKVGNLALIEKFSLLVLEHESAYSRCNHCGFGNNLDLIPCRTCCSAMYCSEQCRANAYNQYHRFECGITEDLKCLFKGPKPTRVFHIALRLFWIAMGDLLKNAEAFCLEYKQNLNDYRNPLNVDPSKLHFHILSESTSRKNKDKTDKGITQFFTVLAYHIAVKENTAFPTGQILNEYESVLLEVLYRLFWIAISICDQSIKGMTCLYPLLRLVNHTCAPNVERCWINQQSVLVVKRPIKAGEQILLCYISNNTFESMTKDKRVSLLQKHFNFICQCLACVLDYPQLNTVQDNQILRSELQTIDSVVNDEQKRRALEKYLERHDDHYPLKELSEAWQIYRKLRADLKASCD
- the LOC131436531 gene encoding SET and MYND domain-containing protein 4-like isoform X4 gives rise to the protein MAGAHIPVSDGWCFQLQGVIYLPVRCSTYIMIRPEVVQQLESPAFGLATSWILSRNCVPADSLDEVQRFFQREFWPFPKTHPRKDEILANALRVKANGTYMNKSVEQEVVLRLYNESICHAPDKAEELGIGYANRSAVYFNQKQYNHCLDNILLAKANNYPTSKMQKLLEREQKCLNMMQECSNERKQPVVTDNEQHNSNLEMFLNMNQPIADAITVALATT
- the LOC131437565 gene encoding regulator of microtubule dynamics protein 1-like; translated protein: MVIAFNSAHTGNMLIQRFKFQHYKLLVVSVVTLRHTTIAQSLRIFQTRTRKSYISRFLKTKKKQETSNSQLTSSTSVEAKVIPIAFLASFSLFSSNSKKTVADKINNTKMADESAKTIADTIQHSDQLFDENNFQEAYDLLLKCSEPESWEIKWRIGRALYNLSKTIPSPKKEQLVRESFQYATDALAMNDSDYATHKWYSILLDAKSGLDGIKERVTQLENVKKHMLRAVELNPHDATSWFILGQFYYGLAELPWYQRKIVSTIFATPPTGTYEEALECFEKAENTKPNFYSMNHLMLGKTYHALKNSDKAKEYLTLAANVTVLNEDDKQAKEDAAKLLKKL